The Kordia sp. SMS9 DNA window AAGTAATTAATAAGGTTACAAAAATTAATCCAGTTAAAGATCGGGTAAAAAGTTCTTTCATTCTAGAGGTCTTCCAATAGCAGCAAATATAAGTTTTTTGAGCTACTTCCATAAGATAAAAAGTCCTTTTCTTCTTTTACTTGAAAATGTTTTATTGTAGTGATATTACTTGGAATATTGGACTTGTATTTGTTCTTGATGCCGCGTAAACCTTCACCAATAGCCGCTTTGAGTTGACTTGTATGTGCAAGGATGACAAAATTATCAGGCAAATCGTTTAGTTTTTTTTCTTTGATTTGATTGGAACAAACTAAAATAGAACCATTGTCAGCAATGAGATACTCACAAGATGATAAGAAGAAACTAGCGTTCATATTGATGCGCGAGAACTTCATGTCGAAATTATCAAAGCGCTCTTGAAGTCGTTCATCAAAACATAAAACCTCTTTTGCTTCCCAGTTATTTTCTGCGAGAATATTTTCTAAACTATCATATACATCGGTAAAGGAATCACAGTATAGAAATTTTCCTCCATTTTTACGAAAATTGATCGTAAAACGCTCATCAATAGGTAGTTCTATTTGAGGCATATATTTTCCACGCTGTGCCTCAGGATTGATATCCTGTTGCGGTTTGGATTTGGAGCCGAAAATTTTCTTGAAAAGACTCATGGAGTCAATTGTAGTTTAGAAATTGTAAAAATTAATGTAAAGATAAAAAATCTCGAACTATACTAAAGATAATTCGAGACTTTTTAAAAATTAATATTTTGTTAATTTACATTTTATTCTTCTGAATCATCAGTTTCGTCAGCTTTTTCAAAAGGTCTTTTACCGAAAATTACCTGTAAATCATCTTTGAAAATAACCTCTTTTTCTAGAAGCAACTCTGCAAGTTTTGTCAACTTATCTTTGTTTTGCTCTAAAATCTGAATCGCACGTTGATACTGATTTTCTATAATTTTAGAAATTTCTTCATCAATCGTTTTTGCAGTTTCCTCGCTGTATGGCTTA harbors:
- a CDS encoding LUD domain-containing protein, with the protein product MSLFKKIFGSKSKPQQDINPEAQRGKYMPQIELPIDERFTINFRKNGGKFLYCDSFTDVYDSLENILAENNWEAKEVLCFDERLQERFDNFDMKFSRINMNASFFLSSCEYLIADNGSILVCSNQIKEKKLNDLPDNFVILAHTSQLKAAIGEGLRGIKNKYKSNIPSNITTIKHFQVKEEKDFLSYGSSSKNLYLLLLEDL